Proteins encoded within one genomic window of Pedobacter africanus:
- a CDS encoding alkaline phosphatase family protein, with protein sequence MKKTVVIDVVGLSANLVGEHTPFLQQYVKKRNLASIAPMLPAVTTAVQSTYLTGKEPSEHGIVGNGWYDHTDAEIKFWKQSNKLVLAEKIWDEAKKADPSFTCSNMFWWYNMYTNADYGVTPRPNYLADGRKMPDCYSYPAELRDTLQEKLGQFPLFQFWGPGANIKSSKWIADASVITDGLYNPTLTLIYLPHLDYCLQKSGPDFSQMSKELNEIDELLKGLVNYYEQKNAEIIILSEYGITPVNKPVHLNRIFRQNGLLQIRVERGLELLDAGASKAFVVADHQVAHVYINDPVVKEQVKEILEQTSGVALVLDEDGKKQYGIDHERAGDFVVVAQPESWFTYYFWLDDAKAPDYARCVDIHKKPGYDPVEMFMSSKPRAAYKLLRKKAGFRYVMDVIPLDAMLIKGSHGSINTPVEFHPVLITDERLNKENLQATEVYKVIRKALNL encoded by the coding sequence ATGAAAAAAACTGTAGTCATAGATGTTGTTGGCCTTTCGGCAAACCTGGTCGGGGAGCACACCCCCTTCCTGCAGCAATACGTTAAAAAAAGAAACCTTGCAAGCATAGCGCCCATGCTGCCTGCGGTAACCACGGCGGTACAATCAACCTATTTAACAGGGAAGGAACCTTCCGAACATGGTATAGTAGGCAATGGCTGGTACGACCATACCGATGCGGAAATCAAATTCTGGAAACAATCCAACAAACTCGTACTGGCCGAAAAGATCTGGGATGAAGCTAAAAAAGCCGATCCTTCCTTTACCTGCTCCAATATGTTCTGGTGGTACAACATGTACACCAATGCAGATTATGGGGTAACGCCCCGACCAAACTACCTGGCGGATGGCAGGAAAATGCCCGACTGTTACTCCTATCCTGCTGAACTGCGCGATACCTTACAGGAGAAACTGGGACAATTCCCCTTGTTCCAGTTCTGGGGTCCCGGTGCAAACATCAAATCCTCCAAATGGATTGCTGATGCTTCGGTAATTACCGATGGCTTGTACAACCCAACCCTGACCCTGATTTACCTTCCTCATTTGGATTATTGCCTGCAAAAGTCCGGGCCTGATTTTAGTCAGATGAGTAAGGAACTAAATGAAATAGATGAACTGCTGAAAGGCCTGGTGAATTACTATGAGCAAAAAAATGCTGAAATCATCATTCTTTCCGAGTACGGGATCACACCGGTGAACAAGCCGGTACATTTAAACAGGATATTCCGGCAAAATGGCCTTTTACAGATCCGCGTAGAACGGGGACTTGAATTACTGGATGCTGGAGCTTCAAAGGCTTTTGTGGTGGCCGACCACCAGGTGGCCCATGTGTATATTAATGATCCGGTGGTAAAGGAACAGGTAAAAGAAATCCTGGAGCAAACATCTGGTGTAGCCCTGGTGCTGGACGAAGATGGCAAAAAACAATATGGGATAGATCATGAGCGTGCCGGGGATTTTGTAGTGGTTGCCCAACCCGAAAGCTGGTTTACTTATTATTTCTGGCTGGATGATGCCAAAGCCCCTGATTATGCCAGGTGTGTGGATATCCACAAAAAGCCCGGTTACGACCCGGTAGAGATGTTCATGTCGTCAAAGCCCCGTGCGGCCTATAAGCTCTTGCGTAAAAAAGCAGGGTTCAGGTATGTGATGGACGTTATCCCCCTGGATGCCATGCTCATCAAAGGCTCGCATGGCAGCATAAATACTCCTGTAGAATTTCACCCGGTACTGATTACAGATGAACGATTAAACAAGGAAAACCTGCAGGCCACAGAAGTTTATAAAGTAATCCGAAAAGCTTTGAACCTTTAG
- a CDS encoding phosphocholine-specific phospholipase C, which translates to MNSRRDFLKKAAILSGAAGLPNVVPMSIQKAMAISADPGSTFYDAEHIVFLMQENRSFDHMFGRLKGVRGFNDPRAYTLPDKNKVWLQKDKEGKTYAPFHVDINKTKITWQGGLPHSWNDQVAARNNGRYDKWAPVKSLMSLGYYDRSDVPFYYAMADAFTICDHHFCSSLTGTTPNRLFFWTGTIRPEQNGTSVAAVNNSQAESRNNVYVDWHTFPELLEDHKISWKIYQNEIWTADLQGKDVDSWLGNYGDNAIEYVKRYNVKLSAYFRKNGDNTAKPALSAEQVRARYEKLSDREKNLIDKAFATNINAPDNYLELAPFSYTDDKGEKQTMEIPKNDIFYQFRKDVDEGKLPTVSWLVAPENFSDHTSAPLYGTWYVSETIDILTKNPEVWKKTIFILTYDENDGYFDHLPPYVVPKPNAADTGKVSPKIDIAPDYELKKDSPIGLGYRVPMLIASPWSKGGYVNSQVFDHTSCLQFLEHFLSKKTGKTIKSNNISSWRRAICGDLTSAFRPAKEAGDHIPARLKKEEVIVSINNARNKPPQVKPDPLKAEDIEKINANPSFSPLSSPFMPQQEKGTSLACALPYQLFAECQLDAKKQHIQLYFESGKGNFGQKTVPKGAPFTVYTTDVYKGVNGKNWNYALTAGDQLTDQLKLEHFADNNYDIQVSGPNGFFRRFKGSKNDPSLKTNCNYENTGFLSKKPSGNIELLLENTGKKELKLEIKHNAYKKPLAEVVSLTPGQKTKLVLDLKSSSGWYDFSIMVNGDEQYSRQYAGHVETGEDSITDPFMAGLLL; encoded by the coding sequence ATGAACTCAAGAAGGGATTTTTTAAAAAAAGCAGCCATACTATCTGGCGCAGCAGGCCTGCCCAACGTTGTTCCGATGTCGATACAAAAGGCAATGGCCATCAGTGCAGATCCGGGAAGTACCTTTTATGATGCGGAACATATTGTATTTTTAATGCAGGAGAACCGCTCGTTTGACCATATGTTCGGGCGCTTAAAAGGGGTACGTGGTTTTAACGACCCCAGGGCTTATACTTTGCCTGATAAGAACAAGGTCTGGCTGCAGAAAGATAAAGAAGGGAAGACTTACGCTCCATTTCACGTAGATATCAATAAAACAAAAATTACCTGGCAAGGCGGATTGCCACATTCCTGGAACGACCAGGTTGCTGCGCGCAATAACGGGCGCTATGACAAATGGGCACCCGTAAAAAGTCTGATGTCGCTGGGTTATTATGATCGTTCGGATGTTCCTTTTTACTACGCAATGGCAGACGCCTTTACCATATGCGACCATCATTTCTGTTCTTCATTAACAGGAACAACACCAAACCGGTTATTTTTCTGGACCGGCACCATCAGACCTGAGCAGAACGGCACGTCTGTAGCCGCAGTAAACAACTCACAAGCCGAGTCTCGCAACAATGTATATGTAGACTGGCATACCTTCCCTGAACTGTTGGAAGACCATAAAATCAGCTGGAAGATTTACCAGAACGAGATCTGGACGGCAGACCTGCAGGGAAAAGATGTAGATTCCTGGCTGGGCAATTATGGAGACAATGCCATTGAGTATGTCAAAAGGTACAATGTAAAACTTTCTGCTTATTTCAGAAAAAATGGCGACAATACCGCAAAACCAGCATTGAGTGCCGAGCAGGTAAGGGCCAGGTATGAAAAACTTTCTGACAGGGAAAAGAACCTGATCGATAAGGCTTTTGCTACAAATATCAATGCACCAGACAATTACCTGGAACTGGCCCCTTTTTCGTACACCGATGACAAGGGAGAAAAGCAGACCATGGAAATACCGAAGAATGATATCTTTTACCAGTTCAGGAAAGATGTAGATGAAGGTAAACTGCCAACGGTATCATGGCTGGTAGCGCCAGAGAATTTCTCTGATCATACCAGCGCCCCGTTGTATGGTACATGGTACGTATCGGAAACCATAGACATTTTAACCAAAAACCCAGAAGTCTGGAAAAAGACCATTTTTATCCTGACCTACGATGAGAATGATGGGTATTTTGATCACCTTCCCCCATATGTAGTTCCCAAACCCAATGCCGCAGATACGGGAAAAGTATCCCCGAAAATAGACATTGCCCCAGATTATGAGCTTAAAAAAGACAGTCCCATTGGCCTGGGGTACAGGGTGCCCATGCTGATCGCTTCGCCATGGAGCAAAGGTGGGTATGTGAATTCGCAGGTATTTGACCATACTTCCTGTTTGCAATTCCTGGAGCATTTCCTGAGTAAAAAAACAGGAAAAACCATTAAAAGCAATAACATCAGCAGCTGGAGAAGGGCGATCTGCGGTGACCTCACCTCGGCCTTCAGACCTGCAAAAGAAGCGGGAGATCATATTCCTGCCCGGCTTAAGAAAGAGGAAGTGATTGTCAGCATCAACAATGCAAGGAACAAGCCTCCGCAGGTTAAGCCAGATCCTTTAAAAGCGGAAGACATCGAAAAGATCAATGCTAATCCATCCTTTTCTCCGCTATCTTCTCCATTTATGCCGCAGCAGGAAAAAGGCACCAGCCTGGCCTGTGCATTACCTTATCAATTGTTTGCCGAATGCCAGCTAGATGCAAAAAAACAGCACATTCAGCTTTATTTTGAAAGCGGAAAAGGAAATTTCGGACAAAAAACTGTTCCTAAAGGTGCACCTTTTACTGTATACACCACTGATGTTTACAAAGGCGTAAACGGAAAAAACTGGAATTACGCTTTAACCGCAGGAGATCAATTGACTGATCAGTTGAAGCTTGAGCATTTTGCCGATAACAATTACGACATACAGGTAAGTGGCCCAAATGGATTTTTCCGCCGTTTTAAAGGCAGTAAAAATGATCCGTCGTTGAAAACCAACTGTAATTATGAAAATACCGGCTTCCTGAGCAAAAAACCAAGCGGCAATATTGAATTGCTGCTGGAGAATACGGGAAAAAAGGAGCTGAAACTGGAGATTAAGCATAACGCTTATAAAAAACCGCTTGCGGAAGTTGTGTCACTTACTCCTGGCCAGAAAACCAAACTCGTGCTCGACCTGAAAAGCAGTTCAGGCTGGTACGATTTCAGCATTATGGTAAATGGTGATGAGCAGTACAGCAGACAGTATGCAGGTCACGTAGAAACCGGGGAAGATTCGATCACAGATCCATTTATGGCTGGCCTGTTATTGTAG
- a CDS encoding isoleucyl-tRNA synthetase produces MIKVLRLQKAVYVILLGVIGLVAYKLIEPTNAAYSVYVLKLSGLLFLVGALWFLYPIMFAKKVNDVEVQLDPEKQPDPAETTITGQP; encoded by the coding sequence ATGATCAAAGTATTGAGACTTCAGAAAGCGGTATACGTCATTTTGCTCGGCGTTATCGGATTAGTGGCCTATAAGCTTATAGAACCTACTAATGCTGCATATAGTGTATATGTGCTTAAATTGTCGGGGCTTCTGTTCCTGGTAGGTGCACTCTGGTTCCTTTACCCCATCATGTTTGCTAAAAAAGTAAACGATGTGGAAGTTCAGCTGGACCCTGAAAAACAACCTGATCCAGCCGAAACTACAATAACAGGCCAGCCATAA
- a CDS encoding GNAT family N-acetyltransferase, which yields MIFRTAEHSDIKQMQVVRHLVKENTLSNPDLVSDQDVAYYISEKGKGWVCEVKGQVVGFAIIDLLEKSVWALFVDPDFAEKGIGKELHHLMIDWYFQQTKDKVVLGTAPNTRAERFYKLQGWTPVGRYSNGETKFELSFNDWASR from the coding sequence ATGATTTTCAGAACTGCAGAACACTCAGATATTAAACAGATGCAGGTAGTGAGACACCTGGTTAAAGAAAATACCTTAAGCAATCCCGATCTCGTTTCTGATCAGGATGTAGCCTATTACATTTCGGAGAAAGGAAAGGGATGGGTTTGTGAGGTGAAGGGCCAGGTTGTAGGCTTTGCAATTATCGACCTGTTAGAAAAGAGTGTATGGGCATTATTTGTAGATCCGGATTTTGCGGAAAAAGGAATAGGAAAGGAATTACATCATCTGATGATAGATTGGTATTTTCAACAAACCAAAGATAAGGTAGTTTTGGGCACAGCTCCAAATACACGGGCAGAGCGGTTCTATAAGCTTCAAGGTTGGACTCCTGTTGGCAGGTATTCAAATGGAGAGACTAAATTTGAACTCAGTTTCAATGATTGGGCCTCCAGATAG
- the ileS gene encoding isoleucine--tRNA ligase codes for MYREFKQLELAKISEEILDFWKAENIFEKSISTRSKSNPFTFYEGPPSANGMPGIHHVMARAIKDIFCRYKTLKGYQVKRKAGWDTHGLPVELGTEKELGITKEDIGKTISVEDYNEACKKTVMRYTDVWNDLTEKMGYWVDMDDPYVTYKSKYMESVWWLLKEIYDKGLLYKGYTIQPYSPKAGTGLSSHEVNQPGAYRDVTDTTIVAQFKALAHTLPAFLQGQGDIHLMAWTTTPWTLPSNTALTVGPKIDYVLVKTFNQYTFLPVNVILAKALVGKQFSKTYFESAAAEDFENFKEGDKKIPYQVLAEFKGADLVDIRYEQLLPYVLPYQNPENAFRVISGDFVTTEDGTGIVHTAPTFGADDARVAKEAVPEVPPMLVLNENGIPVPLVDLQGKFTSHLGELAGKYVKNEYYDAGQAPEKSVDVEIAIRLKEENKAFKVEKYLHSYPHSWRTDEPLLYYPLDSWFIKVTDVKDRMFDLNETVNWKPKSTGEGRFGNWLKNANDWNLSRSRYWGIPLPIWRTEDKKEEVIMGSVEQLYHAIEKSIAAGFQKENPFKGFEIGNMSEANYDLVDLHKNVVDEIVLVSASGKPMRRESDLIDVWFDSGAMPYAQWHYPFENKDKIDNGTDFPADFIAEGVDQTRGWFYTLHAIGTLVFDKIAYKNVVSNGLVLDKNGQKMSKRLGNAVDPFKTLAEYGPDATRWYMISNANPWDNLKFDIEGIAEIRRKFFGTLYNTYAFFALYANIDRFVFDQEKLTPIAERSELDRWILSLLQTLKAEVDESYNAYEPTKATRAVQAFVDEHLSNWYIRLSRRRFWKGEMTADKKAAYETLYTCLTSVAQMMAPVAPFFADWLFRNLTVGDKSNPVESIHLSLWTDADVAQIDTELNERMQLAQDISSMVLSLRKKTGINVRQPLAKILIPVLDNKFAERVELVKDLILSETNIKAIEYITDTAGFIKKKIKPNFKALGPKVGKDMKAVAEKVSNMSQEELVDFENKGRYSVSGTDYVIELSDVEIIAEDIPGWQVTNMGSLTVALDVSITDSLKQEGLSRELVNRIQNLRKELNYEVTDRITVTLQNHNLIADAVAQNKPYICAEILADNINLTETLANGNKIVIEDVELQILIAQQ; via the coding sequence ATGTATAGGGAATTTAAACAACTGGAACTAGCTAAAATAAGCGAAGAGATACTTGATTTTTGGAAAGCGGAAAACATCTTTGAGAAAAGCATTTCAACCAGATCAAAATCTAACCCTTTTACTTTTTATGAAGGCCCCCCTTCTGCCAACGGAATGCCTGGTATTCACCACGTAATGGCAAGGGCTATTAAAGATATTTTTTGCCGGTACAAGACCCTTAAAGGTTACCAGGTTAAACGTAAGGCCGGATGGGATACCCACGGATTACCTGTAGAACTGGGTACCGAAAAAGAGCTGGGCATTACCAAAGAAGACATTGGCAAGACCATTTCCGTAGAAGATTATAACGAAGCCTGTAAAAAAACGGTAATGCGTTACACCGATGTGTGGAACGACCTTACCGAGAAAATGGGTTATTGGGTAGATATGGACGACCCGTATGTGACCTACAAATCGAAATACATGGAATCGGTTTGGTGGCTCCTAAAAGAAATCTACGATAAAGGCCTGCTTTACAAAGGCTATACCATACAGCCCTATTCTCCAAAAGCAGGAACAGGCTTAAGCTCGCACGAGGTTAACCAACCGGGCGCCTACCGTGATGTAACGGACACAACTATTGTAGCCCAATTTAAAGCCCTGGCACATACCCTGCCCGCTTTTTTACAAGGACAGGGCGATATACACCTGATGGCCTGGACTACAACTCCATGGACCCTTCCATCCAATACTGCACTTACGGTAGGGCCAAAAATAGATTATGTACTGGTAAAAACATTTAACCAATACACCTTCCTTCCGGTAAATGTAATTTTGGCAAAAGCACTTGTTGGCAAACAATTCAGCAAAACATATTTTGAAAGCGCTGCCGCTGAAGATTTTGAGAACTTTAAGGAAGGAGATAAAAAGATCCCTTACCAGGTTTTAGCGGAATTTAAAGGTGCCGATCTGGTTGACATCCGCTACGAACAGCTTTTACCGTATGTGTTGCCGTATCAAAATCCTGAAAATGCATTCAGGGTAATATCCGGCGATTTCGTAACCACGGAAGACGGAACAGGTATTGTTCATACTGCCCCTACTTTTGGTGCAGATGATGCGCGGGTAGCCAAAGAAGCCGTACCTGAAGTACCACCGATGCTCGTACTGAATGAAAACGGCATTCCGGTGCCACTCGTAGATCTGCAGGGTAAATTCACTTCGCATCTTGGCGAGCTGGCTGGCAAATATGTAAAGAATGAATATTACGATGCAGGCCAGGCACCTGAAAAATCGGTTGACGTAGAAATTGCTATCCGCTTAAAAGAAGAAAATAAAGCCTTTAAAGTAGAGAAATACCTGCACAGCTACCCGCACAGCTGGAGAACTGATGAACCACTTTTGTATTACCCGCTGGACTCCTGGTTCATTAAGGTTACCGACGTGAAAGACCGGATGTTTGACCTGAATGAGACCGTCAACTGGAAACCAAAATCGACCGGGGAAGGACGTTTCGGCAACTGGCTGAAAAATGCCAACGACTGGAATCTTTCACGCTCCAGGTACTGGGGCATTCCATTGCCCATCTGGCGAACAGAAGACAAAAAAGAAGAAGTGATCATGGGCTCTGTTGAACAGCTGTACCATGCCATAGAAAAATCAATAGCTGCCGGATTCCAGAAAGAAAACCCTTTTAAAGGTTTCGAAATTGGAAACATGTCGGAAGCCAATTACGATTTGGTTGACCTGCATAAAAATGTAGTGGATGAAATTGTCCTGGTCTCAGCATCGGGCAAACCAATGAGACGTGAGAGCGACCTGATTGACGTGTGGTTTGATTCGGGCGCCATGCCGTATGCACAGTGGCACTACCCTTTCGAAAACAAAGATAAGATCGATAACGGTACTGACTTCCCGGCAGACTTTATTGCTGAAGGGGTTGACCAGACCCGCGGATGGTTTTATACCCTGCATGCCATAGGCACACTGGTTTTTGATAAGATTGCCTATAAAAATGTGGTTTCTAATGGCTTGGTACTTGACAAAAACGGCCAGAAAATGTCTAAACGTTTGGGTAATGCAGTAGACCCTTTCAAAACCCTGGCAGAATACGGGCCTGATGCCACCCGCTGGTACATGATCTCGAATGCCAATCCATGGGACAACCTGAAGTTTGACATTGAAGGGATTGCCGAGATTCGTCGTAAGTTCTTTGGCACACTTTACAATACCTACGCTTTCTTTGCCTTGTATGCCAATATAGATCGCTTTGTATTTGATCAGGAGAAGCTTACCCCAATTGCTGAACGCAGCGAACTGGACCGCTGGATCTTATCCTTACTGCAAACATTGAAAGCGGAAGTAGATGAAAGCTATAATGCCTATGAACCTACCAAAGCCACAAGGGCCGTACAGGCTTTTGTTGATGAGCACCTTAGCAACTGGTACATTCGCCTGTCGCGTCGTCGCTTCTGGAAAGGTGAAATGACTGCCGATAAAAAAGCCGCATACGAGACTTTATATACCTGCTTAACAAGCGTGGCGCAAATGATGGCACCTGTAGCGCCTTTCTTTGCCGATTGGCTGTTCCGCAATTTAACGGTGGGCGACAAATCCAACCCGGTGGAATCTATTCACCTGAGTTTATGGACTGATGCCGATGTTGCGCAAATTGACACCGAACTTAACGAAAGAATGCAGCTTGCGCAGGACATTTCATCAATGGTATTGTCGCTCCGTAAGAAAACGGGCATCAATGTGCGTCAGCCCCTGGCTAAAATTTTAATCCCGGTGCTGGATAACAAATTTGCAGAAAGGGTGGAACTGGTAAAAGACCTGATCTTATCGGAGACCAACATCAAAGCGATTGAATACATCACTGATACTGCGGGATTTATCAAGAAAAAAATCAAACCCAATTTCAAAGCCTTAGGGCCTAAAGTTGGCAAAGACATGAAAGCGGTTGCCGAAAAAGTGAGCAATATGAGCCAGGAAGAGCTGGTAGATTTTGAAAATAAGGGCAGATATTCAGTTAGCGGCACGGATTATGTTATTGAGCTGAGCGATGTGGAGATTATTGCAGAGGATATTCCAGGATGGCAGGTAACCAATATGGGCAGTTTAACCGTAGCACTGGACGTGTCGATTACCGATTCCCTTAAGCAGGAAGGTTTATCGCGCGAGCTGGTTAACAGGATCCAGAACCTGAGAAAGGAACTGAATTACGAAGTTACAGACAGGATTACAGTTACTTTACAAAACCATAACCTGATTGCAGATGCGGTAGCTCAAAATAAACCCTACATTTGCGCTGAAATTTTGGCAGATAATATTAACTTAACAGAAACTTTAGCTAACGGAAACAAAATAGTAATCGAGGACGTTGAACTACAAATTTTGATTGCACAACAATAA
- a CDS encoding TraR/DksA family transcriptional regulator: MEKEKTRYSDSELQEFKELIQEKLRMAREEFLDLTNSLSSPNSNGTEDTSGTYKTLEDGSATLEKEQLNQLAARQKKFIENLEAALVRIENKTYGICRETGKLIQKERLRAVPHATLSMEAKLKQS, translated from the coding sequence ATGGAAAAAGAGAAAACAAGGTATTCTGACAGTGAATTGCAGGAATTTAAAGAATTGATCCAGGAGAAATTGAGAATGGCAAGAGAAGAATTTCTTGATCTGACCAATTCATTGAGCAGTCCTAATTCTAACGGAACAGAAGATACTTCTGGCACCTACAAAACACTGGAAGATGGTTCGGCAACACTTGAAAAAGAGCAATTGAACCAGCTGGCAGCCCGTCAGAAAAAATTCATTGAAAATTTAGAAGCAGCACTGGTCCGTATTGAGAACAAGACTTACGGCATTTGCAGGGAAACCGGCAAACTGATCCAGAAAGAACGCCTGCGCGCAGTTCCTCATGCTACATTAAGTATGGAAGCTAAACTGAAGCAGTCGTAA
- a CDS encoding lipoprotein signal peptidase, protein MKGYTKPLLIIFLVLLADQVLKTWIKTNMYLGQEFKIIGNWFIIHFTENNGMAFGLEFGGEFGKLALSLFRIAAVAGIGYGLHYLIQRKYHRGLILNVALIFAGALGNIIDSVLYGKIYGYASLFHGRVVDMFYFPLVQGVFPKWVPIWGGEDFIFFRPVFNIADAAISVGVILILIFQKSYFKEEVVEEIGPNNEMVED, encoded by the coding sequence ATGAAAGGCTATACAAAACCTTTATTGATCATCTTTCTTGTATTACTGGCCGACCAGGTTTTAAAGACCTGGATAAAGACCAATATGTACCTTGGCCAGGAGTTCAAAATTATTGGCAACTGGTTCATTATCCACTTCACCGAGAATAACGGAATGGCCTTTGGATTGGAATTTGGTGGTGAATTTGGCAAGCTGGCTTTATCCCTGTTCAGGATTGCAGCAGTAGCGGGAATCGGCTATGGCTTACATTACCTGATCCAGAGAAAATACCACCGGGGACTGATCCTTAACGTAGCCCTGATCTTTGCGGGCGCACTGGGCAACATCATTGACTCTGTATTATATGGCAAGATCTATGGTTATGCCAGCTTGTTTCATGGCCGTGTGGTAGATATGTTTTATTTTCCGCTGGTGCAGGGTGTTTTCCCTAAATGGGTCCCGATATGGGGAGGTGAAGATTTTATCTTCTTCCGTCCGGTGTTTAATATTGCCGATGCAGCCATATCTGTTGGTGTAATATTGATCCTGATCTTCCAGAAATCCTACTTCAAAGAAGAAGTAGTTGAAGAAATTGGACCTAATAATGAGATGGTTGAAGATTAA
- a CDS encoding SIMPL domain-containing protein has protein sequence MKKLLSLAIVALFSVSAMAQQTDLRRKINVSGSAETEVTPDIIYISISLKEYLKDGNSKKKVDITTLENELFNAVQKAGLDKENLTINNLSSYTAVAEKKKNPDYLASKQYRLKVSDLNKWNAIIGSVDPKGVAYTNIDSYDYSKIESLKKDLKIKALQAAKAKATYLVEAIGDKLGAALDIQEINNEIYPQPMYRNVMMMKAESADMAGAAAPEIDFKKIKLNYVMNVVFEIK, from the coding sequence ATGAAAAAGTTATTAAGCCTTGCCATCGTTGCCTTATTTAGTGTTAGCGCTATGGCCCAACAAACAGACCTGCGCAGGAAGATCAACGTTAGCGGTTCCGCAGAAACTGAAGTTACCCCGGATATCATTTACATCAGCATTTCTTTAAAGGAATACCTGAAAGATGGAAACAGCAAGAAAAAAGTAGACATTACCACCTTGGAAAATGAGCTTTTTAATGCAGTACAGAAAGCCGGACTGGATAAAGAGAACTTAACGATCAACAACCTGTCCAGCTACACTGCAGTTGCTGAAAAAAAGAAAAACCCGGATTACCTGGCCAGCAAACAATACCGCCTAAAGGTAAGCGATCTGAACAAATGGAATGCAATTATTGGCAGTGTTGACCCTAAAGGGGTTGCTTATACCAATATCGACAGCTACGATTACTCCAAAATTGAAAGCCTGAAAAAAGACCTTAAAATTAAAGCTTTGCAGGCTGCTAAAGCCAAAGCAACTTATTTAGTTGAAGCCATCGGCGATAAATTGGGAGCTGCGCTGGATATTCAGGAGATCAATAATGAGATCTACCCTCAGCCAATGTACCGCAATGTTATGATGATGAAAGCAGAAAGTGCAGATATGGCTGGCGCTGCCGCCCCTGAGATCGATTTCAAAAAGATTAAATTAAACTACGTAATGAATGTAGTATTTGAGATCAAATAA
- the serS gene encoding serine--tRNA ligase produces MLQVNYIRENREKVLAGLSLKNFKQPELVDEIIKTDEERRQFQTSLDNLSAVANSSAKQIGELMRAGKKDEAEALKAQTTANKEQIKSLSDELSAAEDKLHHLIVQLPNLPHHLVKAGSTPEENEIVYTHGEPAVMPDQALPHWELTAKYDIIDFELGTKIAGAGFPVYKGKGARLQRALINFFLDHATAEGYREMQVPHLVNEASGFGTGQLPDKEGQMYHVGIDNLYLIPTAEVPVTNLYRDVILKEEEMPVKNTGYTPCFRREAGSYGAHVRGLNRLHQFDKVEVVQIVHPEQSYQVLEEMSAYVQSLLQELGLHYRVLRLCGGDMSFTAAMTYDMEVWSAAQQRWLEVSSVSNFETYQSNRLKLRFKGATGKTQLAHTLNGSALALPRIVAAILENNQTEKGIKIPEALVKYTGFEYID; encoded by the coding sequence ATGCTGCAAGTTAACTATATCCGCGAAAACAGAGAGAAAGTTTTAGCAGGCTTAAGCCTCAAAAACTTCAAACAACCAGAGCTGGTTGATGAGATTATTAAAACCGATGAAGAAAGAAGACAATTTCAAACCTCGTTGGATAACCTCTCTGCTGTTGCAAATTCGAGCGCAAAACAAATTGGTGAGTTGATGCGTGCCGGAAAAAAGGATGAAGCTGAGGCATTAAAGGCCCAGACTACGGCTAACAAAGAGCAGATTAAAAGTTTGTCCGATGAGCTTAGTGCTGCTGAAGACAAATTGCATCACCTGATTGTACAATTGCCGAACCTTCCGCATCACCTGGTAAAGGCTGGTAGTACACCCGAAGAAAATGAGATTGTATATACGCATGGGGAGCCTGCAGTAATGCCTGATCAGGCATTGCCACACTGGGAGCTGACTGCGAAATATGATATTATAGATTTTGAACTGGGGACCAAAATTGCAGGAGCAGGGTTCCCGGTCTATAAAGGCAAAGGTGCCCGTTTACAGCGTGCATTAATCAATTTCTTTTTAGATCATGCCACTGCAGAAGGCTACCGTGAAATGCAGGTGCCGCATCTGGTAAACGAAGCTTCAGGTTTTGGTACAGGGCAACTACCGGATAAAGAGGGCCAGATGTACCATGTGGGCATAGATAACCTTTACCTCATCCCAACGGCCGAAGTGCCGGTAACAAACCTGTACAGGGACGTGATTTTGAAAGAAGAGGAAATGCCCGTTAAGAATACGGGCTATACCCCATGTTTCCGCAGAGAGGCAGGTTCTTATGGTGCACATGTGCGTGGCTTAAACAGGCTGCATCAGTTTGATAAGGTAGAGGTGGTTCAGATCGTCCATCCTGAGCAATCTTATCAGGTATTGGAAGAAATGAGCGCCTACGTACAGTCATTGCTCCAGGAACTTGGATTGCATTACCGTGTATTGCGCTTATGTGGAGGCGATATGAGTTTTACAGCAGCCATGACCTATGATATGGAAGTATGGAGTGCCGCACAGCAACGCTGGCTGGAGGTGTCTTCTGTTTCCAATTTTGAGACCTATCAGAGTAACAGGTTAAAGCTTAGGTTTAAAGGTGCAACGGGGAAAACCCAGCTGGCGCATACTTTAAATGGAAGCGCCCTGGCCTTACCACGTATCGTAGCTGCAATCCTGGAAAATAACCAGACCGAGAAGGGGATTAAAATTCCGGAGGCGCTGGTTAAATATACGGGCTTCGAGTATATCGATTAA